One genomic segment of Ignavibacteriota bacterium includes these proteins:
- a CDS encoding four helix bundle protein, with the protein MENEQKKFLKLNDIEAYKIAFNLSNYIWDIVITWDIFAKKTIEEQYVDAVDSISANIAEGFGRYSKKDKIRFYRISFGSVFESLDWNQKSIVKNLLTKDHNNYIFNELQKLPKSINSLISFTNNKLQI; encoded by the coding sequence ATGGAAAATGAACAAAAAAAATTCTTAAAATTAAATGATATCGAAGCATATAAAATTGCTTTCAATTTAAGTAACTATATTTGGGATATTGTAATTACTTGGGATATTTTTGCAAAGAAAACAATTGAAGAACAATATGTCGATGCAGTTGATTCTATCTCTGCAAATATTGCTGAAGGTTTTGGAAGATATTCAAAAAAGGATAAAATCAGATTTTATCGAATAAGTTTTGGTTCGGTCTTTGAATCATTGGACTGGAATCAAAAATCAATAGTGAAGAATTTATTAACTAAGGATCACAACAATTATATTTTCAATGAACTCCAAAAATTACCCAAATCAATAAATTCTTTAATTAGTTTTACGAATAATAAATTACAAATTTGA